The following are encoded together in the Panthera leo isolate Ple1 chromosome B4, P.leo_Ple1_pat1.1, whole genome shotgun sequence genome:
- the LGALS2 gene encoding galectin-2 isoform X1: MTGSSPLEVSRSWPHSADLQIPKDNALPQGQVPRTPEIVTISPPPVESLSPCAKWNDAPVLSPSRFALNLGQGSSKVDLHFNPRFSESVIVCNSLDGTWGEEQKDGHMCFSPGSEVKFTVTFDNDGFKVKLSDGHQLTFPNRMGHSHLSYLSIQGGLSITSFKID; the protein is encoded by the exons ATGACAGGGAGCTCGCCACTTGAGGTTAGCCGTTCATGGCCACACTCAGCGGATCTTCAGATACCTAAGGACAATGCTCTCCCCCAAGGACAGGTACCCCGAACTCCTGAGATTGTCACTATCAGTCCCCCTCCTGTCGAGAGCCTTAGTCCCTGTGCCAAATGGAATGACGCTCCAGTGCTGAGTCCGAGCAG ATTTGCCCTTAATCTGGGCCAGGGGTCATCTAAAGTCGACCTGCATTTCAACCCACGCTTCAGTGAATCCGTCATTGTCTGCAACTCACTGGATGGCAcctggggggaggagcagaaggatgGTCACATGTGCTTCAGCCCAGGGTCAGAGGTCAAG TTCACCGTGACCTTTGACAATGACGGATTCAAAGTGAAGTTGTCAGACGGGCACCAGTTGACCTTCCCCAACAGAATGGGCCACAGCCACCTGAGCTACCTGAGCATACAGGGTGGGTTGAGCATCACCTCCTTCAAGATCGACTGA
- the LGALS2 gene encoding galectin-2 isoform X3, producing MLSPKDRFALNLGQGSSKVDLHFNPRFSESVIVCNSLDGTWGEEQKDGHMCFSPGSEVKFTVTFDNDGFKVKLSDGHQLTFPNRMGHSHLSYLSIQGGLSITSFKID from the exons ATGCTCTCCCCCAAGGACAG ATTTGCCCTTAATCTGGGCCAGGGGTCATCTAAAGTCGACCTGCATTTCAACCCACGCTTCAGTGAATCCGTCATTGTCTGCAACTCACTGGATGGCAcctggggggaggagcagaaggatgGTCACATGTGCTTCAGCCCAGGGTCAGAGGTCAAG TTCACCGTGACCTTTGACAATGACGGATTCAAAGTGAAGTTGTCAGACGGGCACCAGTTGACCTTCCCCAACAGAATGGGCCACAGCCACCTGAGCTACCTGAGCATACAGGGTGGGTTGAGCATCACCTCCTTCAAGATCGACTGA
- the LGALS2 gene encoding galectin-2 isoform X2, whose translation MDMKLGSTLKIKGKIASDAVGFALNLGQGSSKVDLHFNPRFSESVIVCNSLDGTWGEEQKDGHMCFSPGSEVKFTVTFDNDGFKVKLSDGHQLTFPNRMGHSHLSYLSIQGGLSITSFKID comes from the exons ATGGACATGAAGTTGGGCTCAACCCTGAAGATCAAGGGCAAGATCGCCAGTGACGCCGTTGG ATTTGCCCTTAATCTGGGCCAGGGGTCATCTAAAGTCGACCTGCATTTCAACCCACGCTTCAGTGAATCCGTCATTGTCTGCAACTCACTGGATGGCAcctggggggaggagcagaaggatgGTCACATGTGCTTCAGCCCAGGGTCAGAGGTCAAG TTCACCGTGACCTTTGACAATGACGGATTCAAAGTGAAGTTGTCAGACGGGCACCAGTTGACCTTCCCCAACAGAATGGGCCACAGCCACCTGAGCTACCTGAGCATACAGGGTGGGTTGAGCATCACCTCCTTCAAGATCGACTGA
- the CDC42EP1 gene encoding cdc42 effector protein 1 gives MPGPQGAGGAPAMSLGKLSPVGWVSGSQGKRRLTADMISPPLGDFRHTMHVGRGGDVFGDTSFLSNHGGSSGSTHRSPRSFLAKKLQQVRRVGAPPRRMASPPAPSPAPPAVSPIIKNAISLPQLNQAAYDSLVVGKLTFDRNPASSTDGHSGYGPDSGFCTISRLPRPEKPRDRERDSAFPSEPELRRSDSLLSFRLDLDLGPSLLSELLGVMSLSEASAAETTPAPASSSPAPASSSPAPAARPPAPASNPQPRGHCPNGVTAGLSPLAEVRASVVGECPRIPADTAPSRHWGAGWGGSQGSHRYTEIDARRELAGVLPQARASWESLDEEWGAPQAGSRAPVPSTVQANTFEFADAEEDDEVKV, from the exons ATGCCAGGCCCCCAGGGGGCCGGAGGAGCCCCTGCCATGAGCCTGGGCAAGCTCTCGCCGGTTGGCTGGGTGTCCGGCTCACAGGGGAAGAGGCGGCTGACGGCAGACATGATCAGCCCCCCACTCGGCGACTTCCGCCACACCATGCACGTGGGCCGCGGCGGGGACGTCTTCGGCGACACGTCCTTCCTCAGCAACCACGGTGGCAGCTCGGGGAGCACTCACCGCTCACCCCGCAGCTTCCTGGCCAAGAAGCTACAGCAGGTGCGGAGGGTAGGGGCACCGCCCCGGCGGATGGCTTCCCCGCCCGCACCCTCGCCTGCTCCGCCCGCCGTGTCCCCCATCATCAAGAACGCCATCTCCCTGCCCCAGCTCAACCAGGCCGCCTACGACAGCCTCGTGGTCGGCAAACTCACCTTCGACCGCAACCCTGCCAGCTCCACAGACGGCCACTCCGGTTACG GCCCGGACTCCGGGTTCTGCACTATCTCCCGCCTGCCTCGCCCGGAAAAGCCTCGTGACCGAGAACGTGATAGTGCCTTCCCCTCCGAGCCCGAGCTTCGCCGCTCTGACTCCCTCCTGTCCTTCCGCCTGGACCTCGACCTGGGGCCATCTCTCCTCAGCGAGCTGCTGGGGGTCATGAGCCTTTCAGAAGCCTCTGCAGCTGAGACGACCCCAGCCCCTGCTTCAAGTTCCCCAGCCCCTGCTTCAAGTTCCCCAGCCCCTGCCGCaagacccccagcccctgcctcaaACCCCCAACCACGTGGACACTGCCCCAATGGGGTGACTGCCGGGTTGAGCCCTCTGGCTGAGGTGAGGGCCAGTGTGGTGGGAGAGTGTCCCCGTATACCTGCTGACACGGCCCCTAGCAGGCACTGGGGAGCAGGCTGGGGGGGCAGCCAGGGTAGCCACCGCTATACTGAGATCGATGCCCGGCGAGAGCTAGCGGGGGTCCTGCCCCAGGCTCGGGCTTCTTGGGAGAGCCTGGACGAAGAGTGGGGGGCACCCCAGGCGGGCAGCAGGGCCCCCGTGCCCAGCACGGTGCAAGCAAACACCTTTGAGTTTGCTGATGCTGAGGAGGACGATGAAGTCAAGGTGTGA